Proteins from a genomic interval of Epinephelus fuscoguttatus linkage group LG16, E.fuscoguttatus.final_Chr_v1:
- the LOC125903153 gene encoding 5-hydroxytryptamine receptor 7, with translation MVVVGASNATFGGGNMRSSFMIEDRAGGGDPGGSTNMMISEALAPRLLKIAQGAAEAAAAAAATTSPTTSSQPQVMETNGTRCGEQILSYGRFEKVLIGGVLTMLTLSTICGNLLVVISVCFVKKLRQPSNYLIVSLAVADLSVALAVMPFVSITDLIGGQWIFGQFFCNVFIAMDVMCCTASIMTLCVISIDRYLGITKPLTYPVRQNGCCMAKMILSVWLLSASITLPPLFGWAQNVNDGRVCLISQDFGYTVYSTAVAFYIPMSVMLIMYYRIYRAAKLSAAKHTITGFPRDGEQSAGAAPRGGRGGHDAHRPAASGETVSVEGTEAEEEEPEEEESLDCVAAALKLQREVEEECSTRVSRLLKTGEHHQRRHRKNQSIFKREQKAAATLGIVVGAFSFCWLPFFLVSTARPFVCGVECSCVPLWLERTLLWLGYANSLINPFIYAFFNRDLRTTYSNLLRCRYRNINRKLSAAGMHEALKLVEKPDTDV, from the exons ATGGTTGTTGTGGGAGCGAGTAACGCAACTTTCGGTGGTGGCAACATGAGGTCGTCGTTCATGATAGAAGATAGAGCCGGTGGTGGAGATCCCGGGGGCTCCACCAACATGATGATCTCGGAGGCTCTTGCGCCCCGGCTGCTGAAGATTGCGCAGGGCGccgcagaggcagcagcagcagcggcagcaacGACTTCTCCAACCACCTCCAGTCAGCCGCAGGTCATGGAGACGAACGGGACCCGGTGCGGCGAGCAGATCCTGAGCTACGGCCGGTTTGAGAAAGTCCTGATCGGCGGGGTGCTCACCATGCTCACACTGTCCACCATCTGCGGGAACTTACTGGTGGTCATCTCCGTGTGCTTCGTCAAAAAGCTGCGCCAGCCGTCCAACTATCTGATCGTTTCGCTTGCCGTGGCGGACCTGTCAGTGGCTCTGGCCGTGATGCCGTTTGTCAGCATTACGGACTTGATTGGCGGTCAGTGGATATTTGGACAGTTTTTCTGTAACGTTTTTATCGCCATGGATGTGATGTGCTGCACCGCGTCCATCATGACTCTGTGCGTAATCAGCATTGACAG GTATCTGGGTATCACAAAACCCCTGACGTATCCTGTCCGGCAAAACGGCTGCTGCATGGCCAAAATGATCTTGTCAGTGTGGCTCCTCTCAGCCTCCATCACCCTGCCCCCTCTGTTCGGCTGGGCGCAGAACGTCAATGACGGAAGAGTTTGCCTCATCAGTCAAGACTTTGGCTACACCGTCTACTCTACAGCTGTGGCGTTCTACATCCCCATGTCAGTGATGCTGATCATGTACTACAGGATCTACCGGGCGGCCAAGCTCAGCGCTGCCAAGCACACCATCACTGGCTTCCCCAGGGACGGGGAGCAGAGTGCAGGAGCGGCTCCTCGGGGGGGAAGAGGGGGGCATGATGCTCACCGGCCAGCAGCATCAGGAGAAACAGTTAGTGTCGAAGGGACAGAGGCTGAAGAGGAGGAacctgaggaagaggagagctTGGACTGTGTGGCAGCGGCGTTAAAGCTCCAGcgtgaggtggaggaggagtgcAGCACGCGTGTCTCTCGCCTCCTCAAGACCGGTGAACACCACCAACGCCGGCATAGGAAAAACCAGTCCATCTTCAAACGGGAGCAGAAGGCTGCAGCCACTCTGGGCATCGTGGTGGGCGCCTTCTCCTTCTGCTGGCTGCCGTTCTTCTTGGTGTCCACTGCGAGGCCGTTTGTCTGTGGCGTGGAGTGCAGCTGTGTGCCGCTCTGGCTGGAAAGAACTCTGTTGTGGCTGGGATACGCCAACTCCCTCATTAATccttttatttatgcatttttcaATCGAGATCTGAGGACCACCTACAGTAACCTCCTGCGGTGCCGCTACAGGAACATCAATCGGAAGCTGTCGGCGGCTGGCATGCACGAGGCTCTGAAACTGGTGGAGAAGCCAGACACTGATGTGTAA